From Solea senegalensis isolate Sse05_10M linkage group LG19, IFAPA_SoseM_1, whole genome shotgun sequence, the proteins below share one genomic window:
- the LOC122785833 gene encoding tubulin beta chain-like isoform X2, which produces MREIVHLQAGQCGKYVPRAVLFDLEPGTMDSVRSGPFGQIFRPDSFVFGQTGAGNNWARGHYTEGAELVDSVLDVVRKESENCDCLQGFQLTHSLGGGTGSGMGTLLISKIREEYPDRIMNTFSVVPSPKVSDTVVEPYNATLSVHQLVENTDETFCIDNEALYDICFRTLKLTTPCYSDLNHLVSSTMSGVTTCLRFPGQLNADLRKLAVNMVPFPRLHFFMPGFAPLTSRGSQQYRALTVPELTQQMFDAKNMMAACDPRHGRYLTVAAIFRGRLSMKEVDEQILNVQNKNSSYFVEWIPNNVKTAVCDIPPRGLKMSATFIGNSTAIQELFRRISEQFTAMFRRKAFLHWYTGEGMDEMEFTEAESNMNDLISEYQQYQDATAEEEGEFDEEGEEEMD; this is translated from the exons ATGAGGGAAATCGTGCACCTGCAGGCAGGCCAGT GTGGGAAGTATGTTCCTCGTGCAGTGCTTTTTGACTTGGAGCCAGGGACGATGGACTCTGTGAGGTCTGGTCCATTTGGGCAGATCTTTAGACCAGACAGTTTTGTCTTTGGCCAGACTGGAGCAGGTAACAACTGGGCGCGAGGTCACTACACAGAGGGAGCAGAGCTGGTGGACTCTGTCTTGGATGTGGTGAGGAAGGAGTCGGAGAACTGCGACTGCCTCCAGGGCTTCCAGCTCACGCACTCGCTGGGCGGAGGCACTGGCTCTGGCATGGGCACACTGCTCATCAGCAAAATCCGAGAGGAGTATCCAGATCGCATCATGAACACTTTCAGTGTGGTGCCCTCTCCAAAGGTCTCAGACACAGTAGTGGAGCCTTACAACGCCACCCTGTCTGTCCACCAACTGGTCGAGAACACCGATGAGACGTTCTGCATTGATAATGAGGCCCTGTATGACATCTGCTTCCGCACACTCAAACTCACCACGCCCTGCTACAGTGACCTCAATCACCTTGTCTCAAGCACCATGAGTGGGGTGACCACCTGCCTGCGCTTCCCTGGACAGCTCAACGCTGATCTGAGGAAACTGGCCGTTAACATGGTTCCCTTCCCCAGACTGCACTTCTTCATGCCAGGCTTCGCCCCGCTGACCAGTCGGGGCAGCCAGCAGTACAGAGCACTGACAGTGCCTGAACTCACGCAACAGATGTTCGATGCCAAGAATATGATGGCTGCGTGTGACCCACGTCATGGGCGCTACCTCACAGTCGCAGCCATCTTCCGAGGCCGCCTTTCCATGAAGGAGGTGGACGAACAAATTTTAAATGTGCAGAACAAGAACAGCAGCTACTTTGTGGAGTGGATCCCCAACAACGTTAAGACGGCGGTCTGTGACATCCCTCCCCGGggcctcaaaatgtccgccaCCTTCATAGGCAACAGCACAGCCATTCAGGAACTGTTCAGACGCATCTCAGAGCAGTTCACCGCCATGTTCCGCCGCAAGGCCTTCCTCCACTGGTACACAGGCGAGGGTATGGATGAGATGGAGTTCACTGAGGCTGAGAGCAACATGAACGACCTGATTTCCGAGTACCAGCAGTACCAGGACGCCACTGCTGAGGAAGAGGGCGAGTTTGATGAGGAAGGTGAAGAAGAGATGGACTAA
- the LOC122785833 gene encoding tubulin beta-4B chain-like isoform X1 has product MREIVHLQAGQCGNQIGAKFWEVISDEHGIDPSGTYHGDNDLQLERINVYFNEAADSFVFGQTGAGNNWARGHYTEGAELVDSVLDVVRKESENCDCLQGFQLTHSLGGGTGSGMGTLLISKIREEYPDRIMNTFSVVPSPKVSDTVVEPYNATLSVHQLVENTDETFCIDNEALYDICFRTLKLTTPCYSDLNHLVSSTMSGVTTCLRFPGQLNADLRKLAVNMVPFPRLHFFMPGFAPLTSRGSQQYRALTVPELTQQMFDAKNMMAACDPRHGRYLTVAAIFRGRLSMKEVDEQILNVQNKNSSYFVEWIPNNVKTAVCDIPPRGLKMSATFIGNSTAIQELFRRISEQFTAMFRRKAFLHWYTGEGMDEMEFTEAESNMNDLISEYQQYQDATAEEEGEFDEEGEEEMD; this is encoded by the exons ATGAGGGAAATCGTGCACCTGCAGGCAGGCCAGTGTGGCAACCAAATTGGAGCCAAGTTCTGGGAGGTGATAAGTGACGAGCATGGTATTGACCCATCCGGGACGTACCACGGGGACAACGACCTGCAGCTTGAGCGAATAAATGTATACTTTAACGAGGCAGCAG ACAGTTTTGTCTTTGGCCAGACTGGAGCAGGTAACAACTGGGCGCGAGGTCACTACACAGAGGGAGCAGAGCTGGTGGACTCTGTCTTGGATGTGGTGAGGAAGGAGTCGGAGAACTGCGACTGCCTCCAGGGCTTCCAGCTCACGCACTCGCTGGGCGGAGGCACTGGCTCTGGCATGGGCACACTGCTCATCAGCAAAATCCGAGAGGAGTATCCAGATCGCATCATGAACACTTTCAGTGTGGTGCCCTCTCCAAAGGTCTCAGACACAGTAGTGGAGCCTTACAACGCCACCCTGTCTGTCCACCAACTGGTCGAGAACACCGATGAGACGTTCTGCATTGATAATGAGGCCCTGTATGACATCTGCTTCCGCACACTCAAACTCACCACGCCCTGCTACAGTGACCTCAATCACCTTGTCTCAAGCACCATGAGTGGGGTGACCACCTGCCTGCGCTTCCCTGGACAGCTCAACGCTGATCTGAGGAAACTGGCCGTTAACATGGTTCCCTTCCCCAGACTGCACTTCTTCATGCCAGGCTTCGCCCCGCTGACCAGTCGGGGCAGCCAGCAGTACAGAGCACTGACAGTGCCTGAACTCACGCAACAGATGTTCGATGCCAAGAATATGATGGCTGCGTGTGACCCACGTCATGGGCGCTACCTCACAGTCGCAGCCATCTTCCGAGGCCGCCTTTCCATGAAGGAGGTGGACGAACAAATTTTAAATGTGCAGAACAAGAACAGCAGCTACTTTGTGGAGTGGATCCCCAACAACGTTAAGACGGCGGTCTGTGACATCCCTCCCCGGggcctcaaaatgtccgccaCCTTCATAGGCAACAGCACAGCCATTCAGGAACTGTTCAGACGCATCTCAGAGCAGTTCACCGCCATGTTCCGCCGCAAGGCCTTCCTCCACTGGTACACAGGCGAGGGTATGGATGAGATGGAGTTCACTGAGGCTGAGAGCAACATGAACGACCTGATTTCCGAGTACCAGCAGTACCAGGACGCCACTGCTGAGGAAGAGGGCGAGTTTGATGAGGAAGGTGAAGAAGAGATGGACTAA
- the LOC122785303 gene encoding cullin-3-like translates to MFNIKSSDNNDSIMRIQAFPTKLDEICANNIWNLLMNAIQDIQRKTNSEIIFSELYRNAYTLVVQHHGEKLYTGLRGVITGHLVLKAEKDVLNSMKNNFLQTLFQVWNDHQTAMVMIRDILMYMDRVYVKQNNLVNVYNLGLIIFRDQVVHHGCIQAHLRHTLLDMIGRERNGEVVDRWAIRSACQMLMILSLDGRSVYVEDFENPFLAMSAEFFQIESEKYLADNNASIYIKRVEARINEEIERVMHCLDRSTKEHIVKVAERDLISKHMITIVEMENSGLIHMLKYGKTEDMACMYKLFSRVKDGLEIMCNCISSYLREQGSALVHEEGQGKNPVDYIQGLIDLKTQFDHLLNKSFNNDRLLKKKIANDFEYFINLNSRSAEYLSVFIDEKLKDAVKGLTDLEVESILDNAMVLFRFLQDKDVFEEYFRKHLSLRLLNKSREDNEKNMVSKLKLECGYQFTTKLEGMLRDMSISKTTMDEFRQHIQTTSVSGVDLRVRVLTTVYWPIQSANPWCTIPSAPQRAFEVFRQFYISKHSRKQLSLHYHLGVADLKASFYGVVRKEHILQVSTLQMIILMLFNYRESCTYEDVLQETNIPGWELVPVLNSLMCGKSTQRVLIKEPRSKDIENDHVFTVNDHFSSKLHKVEIHTVVAKQGESDPERKETRQKAVDDRKYEIEAAIVRIMKSRRERQENALVTEVTQQLQTRFLPSPIVIKKHIERLIEREYLARKPDDPKVYVYVL, encoded by the coding sequence ATGTTCAACATCAAAAGCAGCGACAACAACGACTCCATCATGAGGATACAAGCCTTTCCTACAAAACTGGATGAAATATGTGCCAACAATATCTGGAACCTTCTAATGAACGCCATCCAGGACATCCAGAGGAAGACCAACAGTGAGATAATATTTTCAGAGCTGTACAGGAATGCTTATACCTTGGTCGTGCAACATCATGGGGAGAAGCTCTACACAGGCTTGAGGGGAGTCATCACTGGCCATCTCGTCCTCAAAGCAGAGAAAGATGTTCTTAACTCTATGAAAAATAACTTTCTGCAAACGCTATTTCAGGTCTGGAATGACCATCAAACTGCCATGGTTATGATCAGAGACATCCTCATGTACATGGATCGAGTCTATGTAAAACAGAACAACTTAGTAAACGTCTACAACCTCGGCCTCATCATATTCAGGGACCAGGTTGTTCACCATGGTTGCATTCAAGCCCACCTACGACATACTTTACTGGACATGATTGGACGTGAGAGGAATGGAGAGGTTGTAGATAGATGGGCCATCAGAAGTGCATGCCAGATGCTAATGATACTTAGCTTGGATGGAAGGTCTGTATATGTGGAGGACTTTGAAAATCCTTTCTTAGCCATGTCAGCAGAATTCTTCCAGATTGAGAGCGAAAAGTATCTCGCTGACAACAACGCCAGTATCTACATTAAGAGGGTTGAAGCCAGAATCAATGAAGAGATAGAACGTGTGATGCACTGTTTGGACAGGTCTACAAAGGAGCACATTGTCAAAGTAGCGGAACGGGATCTAATTTCTAAACATATGATCACCATTGTAGAGATGGAGAACTCGGGCCTCATCCATATGCTTAAGTACGGGAAGACGGAAGACATGGCTTGCATGTACAAGCTGTTCAGTCGAGTAAAAGATGGCTTAGAAATAATGTGCAACTGCATAAGCTCTTACTTGAGGGAGCAAGGTAGTGCTCTGGTGCACGAAGAAGGACAGGGCAAGAACCCTGTTGACTATATCCAGGGCCTGATAGACCTGAAGACACAGTTTGACCATTTGCTCAATAAGTCTTTCAACAATGACagactcttaaaaaaaaagatagccAACGACTTTGAGTACTTCATCAACCTCAACTCTCGTTCTGCGGAGTACCTATCGGTCTTCATTGACGAGAAGCTGAAGGATGCGGTCAAAGGGTTGACAGACCTAGAGGTGGAGTCAATACTCGACAATGCCATGGTGTTGTTTAGGTTCTTGCAGGATAAAGATGTGTTCGAAGAGTATTTCCGGAAGCATCTGTCTCTCAGGTTGCTGAACAAGAGCAGAGAGGACAATGAGAAGAACATGGTCTCTAAGCTCAAGCTAGAATGTGGTTATCAATTTACCACAAAACTGGAGGGAATGTTAAGAGACATGAGCATTTCCAAAACAACCATGGATGAGTTCAGGCAGCACATACAAACCACATCAGTAAGTGGCGTGGATCTCAGAGTGCGAGTCCTGACAACTGTCTATTGGCCTATACAAAGCGCAAATCCCTGGTGCACCATCCCATCTGCTCCTCAACGTGCCTTTGAAGTCTTTAGGCAGTTTTATATTTCTAAGCATAGCAGGAAACAGCTCTCGCTGCACTACCACCTGGGTGTGGCAGACCTAAAGGCTTCCTTCTATGGAGTTGTTAGAAAGGAGCACATATTGCAAGTTTCCACCTTGCAGATGATCATCCTCATGCTCTTCAATTACAGAGAAAGTTGCACTTATGAGGATGTCTTGCAGGAGACAAATATACCAGGGTGGGAGTTAGTGCCAGTGTTGAACTCTTTAATGTGTGGGAAGTCCACACAGAGAGTTCTCATCAAGGAGCCACGGTCCAAGGACATAGAAAATGACCACGTATTCACCGTCAATGATCATTTCTCCTCTAAACTTCACAAAGTAGAAATACATACAGTTGTTGCTAAACAAGGGGAATCCGACCCTGAAAGGAAGGAGACGCGGCAGAAAGCTGTCGATGACAGGAAGTATGAAATAGAGGCAGCCATTGTCCGTATCATGAAGTCAAGAAGGGAGAGGCAGGAAAATGCCCTGGTTACAGAGGTGACTCAGCAACTCCAGACACGTTTTCTTCCCAGCCCTATAGTCATCAAAAAGCACATCGAAAGACTGATAGAAAGAGAATACTTGGCAAGAAAGCCAGATGATCCTAAAGTGTATGTCTATGTTTTATAG